The following proteins come from a genomic window of Mycolicibacterium rufum:
- a CDS encoding monovalent cation/H+ antiporter complex subunit F yields MTVVWIVAGAMLSAAALATMFRMLLGPTTLDRLVALDTLVAVAMCAIGTWAAFSLDTTVTYSLTALALITFVGSVSVARFRVPDVDDPADKGRQR; encoded by the coding sequence GTGACCGTCGTCTGGATCGTCGCCGGGGCCATGCTGTCGGCCGCGGCGCTGGCCACCATGTTCCGGATGCTGCTCGGACCCACCACACTCGACCGGCTGGTCGCATTGGACACCCTCGTCGCGGTGGCGATGTGCGCGATCGGCACATGGGCGGCGTTCAGCCTCGACACCACGGTCACCTACAGCCTGACCGCGCTGGCGTTGATCACCTTCGTCGGGTCGGTCAGCGTCGCCCGGTTCCGCGTGCCCGACGTGGACGACCCGGCGGACAAGGGTCGGCAGCGATGA
- the mnhG gene encoding monovalent cation/H(+) antiporter subunit G — translation MTVFDVVAAVLILAGSALALTAAIGVVRFPDTLSRMHAATKPQVLGLLLVLLGAALRLRGHVDVGMLILTGLFTAITAPVIANRVGQLAYREQNIRDDLMTTDEMHDFADDRESGDHDSPRR, via the coding sequence ATGACCGTCTTCGACGTCGTCGCCGCGGTACTGATCCTGGCCGGGTCGGCGCTCGCGCTGACCGCGGCCATCGGCGTCGTCCGGTTCCCCGACACGCTGTCGCGGATGCACGCGGCCACCAAGCCCCAGGTGCTCGGCCTGCTGCTGGTGCTGCTCGGCGCCGCGCTGCGGCTGCGCGGTCACGTCGACGTCGGCATGCTGATCTTGACGGGGTTGTTCACCGCGATCACCGCGCCGGTGATCGCGAACCGGGTGGGCCAGCTGGCCTACCGGGAGCAGAACATCCGCGACGATCTGATGACCACCGACGAGATGCATGATTTCGCCGACGATCGGGAATCCGGCGACCATGATTCGCCGCGACGCTGA